The Nostoc sp. NIES-3756 DNA window TCAAGTTAAACCTGCCTTTGATGAGAATCATGAGCAAACTGAGAAATATATTGGTGGCCCTCAGACGCAGTTGCAATTTGATGAAACTCAAGCATATACTGAGCGCTTTTTTGCTGAGAAACAAGAATTATTCCAGCGCCGAATACAAAATAACCACATTCGAGAATGTCATGGAGACTTACACCTAAGAAATATCTGTCTATGGGGCGATAAAATTCTTTTGTTTGATTGTATTGAATTTAACGAGCCTTTCCGGTTTGTTGATACCATGTTCGATATTGCCTATGCTGTAATGGATTTGGAAGCACAGCAACGACCAGACTTGAGTAATGCGTATTTGAATACCTATCTAGAACAGACTGGCGATTGGGAAGGCTTAGAAGTTCTTCCTATTTACCTAATTCGTCAATCATACGTCCGTGCTAAGGTGACTTCATTTTTATTAGATGATCCTAGTGTTCCAGCAGATGTGAAAGAGGAAGCCAGTAAAACAGCCTCCACATATTACAAGTTGGCGTGGGAATACACCAAACCCAAACAAGGAAAACTAATTTTAATGTCCGGCTTATCCGGTTCTGGAAAGAGTACGACTGCAAAATATTTAGCCCGTCAATTTAATGCTATCCATATTCGCTCAGATGCAGTTCGTAAACACTTGGGAGGGATGTCTTTATTAGAACGTGGTGGTGATGATTTATATACACCAGAAATGACCCAAAAGACATATGCACGGTTATTGAACTTGGGGATTATACTAGCTAAACAAGGCTATACGGTAATTTTGGATGCTAAATATGATAAGCAAAGTTTACGTGAAGAGGCGATCGCCCAAGCTAAACAAAATCAACTTCCCCTGCAAATAGTTTACTGCTCTGCACCCTTAGATGTTGTAGAAGAAAGGCTAATTAAGCGTACTGGCGATATTGCTGATGCTACAGTTGATTTATTAACTTCTCAAGTCAAGCAAACTGAACCTTTTACTGGTGTAGAACTATCCTACGTGAAAACTTGGGATACAACTCAACCACCACAGACACAATTGGAACAGGTAATTCGTAATTCGTAATTCATAATGGGCTACGCTAACGTAATTCGTAATAGCCTAAGACTAGGCTAACGCCTACGTAATTACGGATACCTAATTAACGGGGAAAAGTGTAAGACAAAAATCTTATACCAATTCTCCCAAACAGGGCAACAGAAGCAACCAAAGAAAGTTTTGCTAAACCTGAGTTTCTTAATTACGTTAGCGTAGCGGGGCGTAGCCCATTACGAACTACGAACTACGAATTACGAATTACGAATTACTATTACCCCTAGTTCATCTATGGCTAACAACAACAACCTATTTAACTTCACTCCCGAATTTGTTTCTCAACTTATATTCGGAGCATTTTTAATATTTATTTTAATAACCACTGGTTCGCCAGTATCCTTGAGTGTTTTTCTGGGAATCTTAGGTGGTTTTGCTTTAGGCTGGTTTACTAATTCTAGTAAAAATAGCCCCCAAGCGCCTGTGGTGGCTTCTTCTGATGGTATTGATGCGGGTTTAAAATATTGGTTATTTTTCTTACTTGGGTTTGCAATGATGGGATATTCTGCACCTATGAGTATTTTATTAGGTGGAATAGGTGCTATCGGTGGAGGGTGGATTATAGCTTGGTGGAGAAGTAAGGAAGAAACGAGAACTCAGTTACCTGCTGATACTACACAAGAAGTTGACACCGAAGAGCCTAGTGACAGAATCACTAGGCGACAAACAAGAAAACCAGTCAAGCGTTATCGTCGCGCTGCGGGAAGCTTCAGCATTCCATTTTTTGGCAATAATCGCAACAATAACGGTGAATAAATTGTGTCGGTATAAGTGGGTGTGGTTGGGATGCAAGCTGTGCGCCCCCATATGACAAATTATGCTTATTGTTTTTGGGTGGCGATCGCTAATTTTGCTCCCTGTACCTGACGCACCTGATCCATCACTGCCACTACTTTACCGTGTCCTACTCTTTCATCAGCATTAATAATTACTAAGGCTTCTTGATTCGCACCAACCAAATTACGCAACTGTTGAGCCAGAGAATCTACGAGAATTGGTTGACGATTTAAACTTACCGCTCCTTGTTCGTCTAGCGTGATAGTAATTTTTGCGGGTACTTGCTGTTGTTTTGCGGTCGCAGCTTTGGGTAAATTGACTGGTAAGCCTTCTGAGCGAGTTAAAAACAATGTTGACATGATAAAAAATGTCAATATCGCAAAAATCACATCAATCATCGGCACAATGTTAATCTGTGCGGGAATATCCGGTTCATCTTGTAGACGCATAGGTTTTCTCTCCTCTCTCGTAGCGTCGGCGATAAAGTAATTCTAATTGACCACCATACTCTTGAAATAGTGCCATTTGTCGCGTATAAAGTCCACGAAAGGTGTTAGCGAAGAAAAGTGTAAAGATAGCTACTATCAATCCTGCGGCTGTAGATACCAGCGCCTCACTAATCCCAGCCGTTACACCTGCTGTCTTTGTACCTCCCACATCACCAATATCCAAGGATGCAAAGGAAGTAATCAAACCTAATACTGTACCAAGCAAACCGAGTAGGGGCGCTAAACCGATAATAGTATCGAAAATATTTTGAAAGCGTTTGAGTAGAGGTATCTCTGCTTGGGCTTCGCTTTCTAATGCTAGTCGAAATTCTTCTGGTGTGGGTTCTTCTAGTTCTAACGCCGACAAAAATATCCGCGCTAGTGGTAAGTCTATATTTTTCTTGAGTTTATCAATAGCTCCAACCACATTATCTAGTCGATAGAGGTTTAAAACTTCCCTCACCACACGCTGTTGACGGCGGTTAACTTTCAGCCAAAACTTAACTCGTTCAACAATCAATGCTACCGCCAACACAGAAAAGCCCAACAACGGCCACATTACCACGCCGCCTGCTGCAAACAGATTTTGTAGTCCCATAACGCCTCATCATTAATCAAAAACCAGATTAGCAGAATCCTCTGGCAAATTGATACTCTTTGTCAAGAGAAGATTGAATATAACGATAATTTTTTTCAAGTTAATGGTATTGTAATTATCATCAATTCAATCACAAGTCGCAGCAATGCTGATCTCCAGAGTACTTTAAATAGTTACTTGCTATATTTTTATGCTTGTTTGCAATAGTAAATCAAATATTTTCTAATTAGCTATTGAGCTATCGGCGTTTTAAGATTTTCACAATAGTGAGAATAGCTAGCAATAAACTTATGGCATCATTTTTCAAATTGGTATTACATTCTATATCCACTGATATATAAGTTTGGTTGTCGGTTTGATATTGATTGTGATTGGTTTGAGCGGCAGTTTGTTAGTTTTTGAACCAGAAATAGGAAACTTATTAGTTGCGTTGGGTAAGACTAGCGATCGCCGCAATTAAAATGTCTGGGTCTACAGGTTTGGAGATATGCTGTTGAAAGCCTACTTTTAGGGCTTGTTGCTGGTTGATTTCTCCAGCATAGGCAGTAAGTGCGATCGCCGGAATTTGCCCTCCTTGTTCTGGTGGTAAGGCTCTCACTTGTCGCATCAACATATAACCATCCATATCTGGCATACCAATGTCGCTCACAAGTACATTGGGTTGATTGCTGATTAAAGCAGTAAATGCTTCACTGGCATTTGCGGCTAGCAACACTGTAGCCTCAGCCTCTGCCAACACAAAAGCCAGAAACTCGCGTGTATCCCTATCATCATCAACAATAAGAACTTTCACACCACTTAAATTCATTGAGGATTGTGATGATTGTTGGTTTTGTTCTGCTTGAAACTGGTTTGATAACAGTGGAAGCCATACTGTAAAGGTTGCACCCTGCCCTTCTCCTAAACTTTCTACCTCAACCATACCCCCATGTAGTTCCACCAAGTAACGCACAATCGCCAGCCCTAATCCTAAACCGCCAAATTTCCGGGTAGTTGTAGCATCGGCTTGGCGGAAGTAATCAAACACATGGGGTAGGAAATCCGCTCTGATCCCCTTACCTGTATCAGTTACTGTAATTCTGGCAACAGAATTATGTTGCTCTAGTCGCACATCGACTCGCCCTCCTTCTGGTGTAAACTTGACTGCATTAGAGAGCAGATTCCACACTACCTGCTGTAAGCGTGCGGGATCTCCAGAAACTTGACCGACTGGTTCTAGGGTATGGTGAATTTGAATCGATTTGGCTTGGGCTGCTAGGCGTACCGTCTCCATTGCCGATTCAATAATCGTAGCGAGATCAACGGCAACAACATTGAGAGCGAGTTTACCTTGAAGAATGCGAGAAATATCAAGTAAGTCTTCAATAAGTTGGGACTGCAAGTTAGCATTACGTTCAATCACGCTTAGGGCTTGGGCGGTTTTGGCTTCGTCTAACTTGCCGGACTGGAGTAGTTTAGACCAGCCCAAAATCGGGCTAAGGGGTGTACGCAACTCGTGGGAAAGCACCGCCAGAAACTCATCTTTAATGCGATTAGCCACCTCAGCATCAGCACGGGCGGCTTGTTCCGCCTCCAAGCTACGTGCTAGTTCGGCTTGCGCTTGCCGTTGTTCGGTGACATCATGACAGGTCACGAGAGCTAAAATGATTTGCCCGTGTTTGTTGCGAACGGGAGTACCACTGTAACTACCAATCCAGGTTTTGCCGATATCAAGACGCTTAACCTGAATTTCCCAATCGAAAAATGTTTCCCCTCTTAAAACTCTAGCAAGAGGCCATTCCGCTACGGAGAGCAAATTTCCTTGCAAGTCATGGGCTGCAAAACAATCTGTAAACTCTGGTAGCTGTTGCCGCACTTGCTCCAAACTTGCGTATCCATGCAGCGCCAAGGCTGCTGGATTAAATTCGATAATATAACCTTGAGCATCAGCAATTACTAAGCCCTCCGTCATATTATTAATGACGGCTTCCAGTTGCCCTAAACTGGCTTCTAATTTTTGGAGAAGTTGTTCACGTTCAGCTTCAAAGCGTTTACGCTCAGTGATATCAACACTCATTCCTGCAAGTAACGGTCTTCCTTCCAAATCTTTAAGGGGGAATTTGAAAGACAGGTAATCATGTTCACCATCGCTTAAAGGTGCGGATTCCATGAACTGTACCACCTGCCCTGCTTGCAAAACAGCTAGGTCATTTTCTCTAATTGCTTGAGCAGTTGCCTGGGGTAATAAATCAAAGTCTGTTTTATTTAACCATTGTGCTAAGGGAAGGTTAAACGATCGCTCTACACAGGGATTCACATATATATATTGTCCTAATTCATCCTTCATAAAGGCATTGATGGGGCTGTAATTCATAAAACTCTCAAATAAGGCTTGACTCGCCTGTAATTCCTCCTCAGCTTGCTTACGCTCCATAAATTGCCCAATCTGACTGCCGATCGCCCTCATCATCTGTAACAAATCTTCATCAGGCGCTTGATAACGGGTGCTAAAGCATTCAATTACGCCTAAAATTTCCTGTCCTAGTGAAACTGGAAAACCAAAGACACTGTGCAGTCCCAAA harbors:
- a CDS encoding ExbD/TolR family protein, with protein sequence MRLQDEPDIPAQINIVPMIDVIFAILTFFIMSTLFLTRSEGLPVNLPKAATAKQQQVPAKITITLDEQGAVSLNRQPILVDSLAQQLRNLVGANQEALVIINADERVGHGKVVAVMDQVRQVQGAKLAIATQKQ
- a CDS encoding PAS domain S-box protein, which encodes MLKFKRQIGNYAVAIASVVIAAMLMLALNPYIQLTQASFLLFFGAVTISAWYAGRDSGLLATFLSAFCAKYFFLDPVWSLNVTFASGARMALFVLQGCLVSVLVGSLRTSQQQSRESLKQLQETQARLRRLVDSNIIGVLSCDIYGAIHEANDEFLRMTGFSQEDVLAGRVRWDQMTPPDLRDRDAPALEELLTTGKHTGYEKAFLGKDGRRVPVIVGAALMQNHSESVIAFVLDLSKRKRAEQRLALQYAVARVLAQAVTLTDAIPLVLQSLCESLDYQIGSFWRVDPKTNVMRYVDSWYPADLDMTGLITTNQVITFAPGVGLPGRIWESGESAWITNIAQDSNFPRAAIAFDLGLHSVFGFPVSLGQEILGVIECFSTRYQAPDEDLLQMMRAIGSQIGQFMERKQAEEELQASQALFESFMNYSPINAFMKDELGQYIYVNPCVERSFNLPLAQWLNKTDFDLLPQATAQAIRENDLAVLQAGQVVQFMESAPLSDGEHDYLSFKFPLKDLEGRPLLAGMSVDITERKRFEAEREQLLQKLEASLGQLEAVINNMTEGLVIADAQGYIIEFNPAALALHGYASLEQVRQQLPEFTDCFAAHDLQGNLLSVAEWPLARVLRGETFFDWEIQVKRLDIGKTWIGSYSGTPVRNKHGQIILALVTCHDVTEQRQAQAELARSLEAEQAARADAEVANRIKDEFLAVLSHELRTPLSPILGWSKLLQSGKLDEAKTAQALSVIERNANLQSQLIEDLLDISRILQGKLALNVVAVDLATIIESAMETVRLAAQAKSIQIHHTLEPVGQVSGDPARLQQVVWNLLSNAVKFTPEGGRVDVRLEQHNSVARITVTDTGKGIRADFLPHVFDYFRQADATTTRKFGGLGLGLAIVRYLVELHGGMVEVESLGEGQGATFTVWLPLLSNQFQAEQNQQSSQSSMNLSGVKVLIVDDDRDTREFLAFVLAEAEATVLLAANASEAFTALISNQPNVLVSDIGMPDMDGYMLMRQVRALPPEQGGQIPAIALTAYAGEINQQQALKVGFQQHISKPVDPDILIAAIASLTQRN
- a CDS encoding MotA/TolQ/ExbB proton channel family protein, encoding MGLQNLFAAGGVVMWPLLGFSVLAVALIVERVKFWLKVNRRQQRVVREVLNLYRLDNVVGAIDKLKKNIDLPLARIFLSALELEEPTPEEFRLALESEAQAEIPLLKRFQNIFDTIIGLAPLLGLLGTVLGLITSFASLDIGDVGGTKTAGVTAGISEALVSTAAGLIVAIFTLFFANTFRGLYTRQMALFQEYGGQLELLYRRRYERGEKTYASTR
- a CDS encoding bifunctional aminoglycoside phosphotransferase/ATP-binding protein encodes the protein MTEQTFPPLIQQMLQPGFYPHEVTQPIQLIQTHVSYVLITGEYAYKLKKPVNFGFLDFSTLEKRKHFCEEELRLNQRGAAELYLEVLPITLSDDQYILGGTGETVEYVVKMRQFPQDGLFSELFAQGKLTEAHLEELGKIVAQYHAKTETNDYIRSFGEVTQVKPAFDENHEQTEKYIGGPQTQLQFDETQAYTERFFAEKQELFQRRIQNNHIRECHGDLHLRNICLWGDKILLFDCIEFNEPFRFVDTMFDIAYAVMDLEAQQRPDLSNAYLNTYLEQTGDWEGLEVLPIYLIRQSYVRAKVTSFLLDDPSVPADVKEEASKTASTYYKLAWEYTKPKQGKLILMSGLSGSGKSTTAKYLARQFNAIHIRSDAVRKHLGGMSLLERGGDDLYTPEMTQKTYARLLNLGIILAKQGYTVILDAKYDKQSLREEAIAQAKQNQLPLQIVYCSAPLDVVEERLIKRTGDIADATVDLLTSQVKQTEPFTGVELSYVKTWDTTQPPQTQLEQVIRNS